A DNA window from Centropristis striata isolate RG_2023a ecotype Rhode Island chromosome 10, C.striata_1.0, whole genome shotgun sequence contains the following coding sequences:
- the LOC131979498 gene encoding FAST kinase domain-containing protein 5, mitochondrial isoform X1, whose amino-acid sequence MYGLFIKPRLDAGGLKAVRLMAASVMSRRGPRLRYLPGLRRDFTKAQRVPVQQKNETDDQERNKGVLQHQESSPQGEYRLYYNRSSYHRSVSHSATSRRQTANDEKEKDLSTLAPSFGQQSNHSNVSSSQPLSSSKNTFLDLAFNECPEPEMPSASQRHSEPTQPDVGKVRPSFRRYRPEYDSMTRNRRQRHTIKWEEALGLLQDVALLGERMKPSDVSQFLVELSSLQKDYLSLLQSEQGFTMLLEYSVKTLRLFDETQLLQSLQSFVWLHMPLEHNIFRLYEAELNRRASQMSLHQLLFAADLWLCIWEQKQVPHDQQVPQFLQHVYDSVSLHLKQIGAPELVQLLYIIGESRHCPKHLFPSIEWLLMLHLHQLYPDEVGAVCLGLFKSKISISEHAATCIVDKAHSFVEEMSNFALVNVMKHIRFNYIYHKMWLQALAQEVPRRANMGVMGLMHVALACSSLHHKNDKILMTIAEKFPSMEPHCRLKDASKLLWAFGTLRFLPHQSPSFYPSLKRALRSKKDEFQQYPEHLLTALLGLAYVSQLPKDLSELTLSPEFVNIAWNFPQHDLKKDLFTLDETVARELPEWRVPRLSRELREEVTDTLWRLAQSDVCLKPDVLEAESHLQDLLGGEQFVCKRMILPHTRSIDLEVHLDSNKQPIPLSPENLSSKCPSDQGWGGMNVGVNLTEDLLAQLIHTKNTRESLTPSPTVKPMSLHGVEPDKGVRRFDTELDLDSDFIETPTKPRSQGSGPRNSEGTVKLAIQVPSRNHYCLPSQELMGLHVLKRRQLKLAGYRLVILEPWEWFPLLKKSKDAKLAYLHSKVKSSQQ is encoded by the exons ATGTACGGGCTGTTTATAAAACCCCGTCTTGATGCTGGTGGGTTAAAG GCTGTCAGATTGATGGCTGCCTCTGTGATGTCTCGACGGGGGCCCAGGCTTCGCTACCTCCCAGGCTTGAGGAGGGACTTTACCAAGGCTCAGCGTGTGCCTGTCCAACAAAAGAATGAGACTGATGATCAAGAGAGGAACAAAGGAGTTTTGCAACACCAGGAATCCTCTCCCCAAGGAGAGTACAGGCTGTATTACAACCGTTCCTCGTATCATCGCTCTGTGTCGCACTCTGCAACCTCCCGGAGACAAACAGCTAATGATGAGAAAGAAAAGGACCTCTCCACTCTCGCACCTTCCTTCGGGCAACAGAGCAATCACTCCAATGTAAGTTCCTCCCAGCCCCTCTCCAGctccaaaaacacatttcttgaCTTGGCTTTCAATGAATGCCCTGAACCTGAGATGCCATCAGCTTCACAGCGCCACAGTGAACCCACACAGCCAGATGTTGGAAAAGTCCGACCTAGCTTCCGCAGATACCGGCCAGAGTACGACTCCATGACCCGTAACCGTAGGCAGCGGCACACCATCAAATGGGAAGAGGCCTTGGGGCTGCTCCAAGATGTTGCACTTTTAGGAGAGAGGATGAAACCATCTGATGTGTCTCAGTTTCTTGTGGAGCTTAGCAGCTTACAAAAGGACTACTTATCATTACTTCAGAGTGAACAAGGCTTCACCATGCTCCTCGAATATTCTGTGAAAACCCTACGCCTCTTTGATGAAACCCAGCTGCTGCAGTCGCTGCAGTCCTTTGTGTGGCTGCATATGCCCTTAGAGCACAATATCTTTAGGCTGTATGAGGCTGAGCTGAACCGTCGGGCCAGCCAGATGAGTTTACACCAGTTACTGTTTGCTGCTGACTTGTGGCTTTGTATTTGGGAGCAAAAGCAGGTCCCCCATGATCAGCAGGTCCCCCAGTTCCTACAGCATGTCTATGATTCAGTAAGTCTGCATCTGAAACAGATAGGGGCCCCTGAGCTGGTGCAACTGCTGTATATTATAGGAGAGAGTAGGCACTGCCCAAAACACCTGTTTCCATCTATAGAGTGGCTATTAATGCTTCATTTACATCAGCTGTACCCCGATGAGGTTGGTGCTGTATGCTTGGGGCTTTTTAAATCCAAGATTTCCATATCTGAGCATGCAGCGACTTGTATTGTTGATAAAGCACACTCTTTTGTGGAGGAGATGAGTAACTTCGCCTTGGTAAATGTGATGAAACATATTCGTTTCAACTACATCTATCACAAGATGTGGCTGCAGGCCCTAGCACAGGAAGTTCCTCGCCGGGCCAACATGGGTGTCATGGGGCTGATGCATGTGGCACTGGCCTGCTCATCACTGCATCACAAAAATGATAAGATCCTAATGACAATTGCTGAGAAATTCCCCTCGATGGAACCTCACTGTAGGCTTAAAGATGCAAGCAAACTGCTGTGGGCGTTTGGCACATTAAGGTTTCTTCCACATCAGAGTCCAAGCTTCTATCCAAGTCTTAAAAGAGCCCTGAGAAGTAAAAAAGATGAATTCCAGCAATACCCTGAGCATCTGCTCACTGCTCTTCTAGGCCTGGCCTATGTCTCTCAGTTGCCAAAGGACCTAAGTGAATTAACTTTGAGTCCTGAATTTGTCAACATAGCATGGAATTTCCCACAGCATGATCTGAAAAAAGATTTGTTCACTCTAGATGAAACCGTGGCTCGAGAGCTGCCCGAGTGGCGTGTCCCGCGGCTAAGCCGTGAACTGAGAGAAGAGGTGACAGATACGCTGTGGAGGCTTGCTCAATCAGACGTGTGCCTGAAACCAGATGTTCTGGAGGCAGAATCTCATCTGCAGGATCTGCTCGGGGGAGAGCAGTTTGTGTGCAAGAGAATGATTCTCCCCCACACTCGCTCTATCGACCTGGAAGTGCATCTTGATTCCAATAAACAGCCGATACCGCTGTCTCCAGAGAACCTTTCATCCAAATGTCCTTCTGATCAGGGTTGGGGGGGGATGAATGTAGGAGTAAATCTAACTGAGGACCTTTTAGCACAGCTAATACATACCAAAAACACCAGAGAGTCTTTAACTCCGTCTCCTACAGTTAAGCCTATGTCTCTTCACGGAGTGGAGCCGGATAAAGGTGTGAGACGGTTTGACACAGAATTAGACCTGGACAGTGACTTTATAGAAACTCCTACCAAACCCAGGAGCCAAGGCTCAGGTCCCCGGAACTCTGAAGGCACTGTCAAACTTGCCATCCAAGTTCCCAGCAGGAACCACTATTGCTTACCTTCACAGGAGTTGATGGGCTTACATGTCTTGAAGAGGAGGCAGTTGAAGTTGGCAGGCTACAGGCTTGTAATTCTTGAACCTTGGGAGTGGTTTCCCCTGCTGAAGAAGAGCAAGGACGCGAAGCTGGCTTACCTGCACTCCAAAGTCAAAAGCAGTCAGCAATGA
- the LOC131979498 gene encoding FAST kinase domain-containing protein 5, mitochondrial isoform X2 — protein sequence MLAVRLMAASVMSRRGPRLRYLPGLRRDFTKAQRVPVQQKNETDDQERNKGVLQHQESSPQGEYRLYYNRSSYHRSVSHSATSRRQTANDEKEKDLSTLAPSFGQQSNHSNVSSSQPLSSSKNTFLDLAFNECPEPEMPSASQRHSEPTQPDVGKVRPSFRRYRPEYDSMTRNRRQRHTIKWEEALGLLQDVALLGERMKPSDVSQFLVELSSLQKDYLSLLQSEQGFTMLLEYSVKTLRLFDETQLLQSLQSFVWLHMPLEHNIFRLYEAELNRRASQMSLHQLLFAADLWLCIWEQKQVPHDQQVPQFLQHVYDSVSLHLKQIGAPELVQLLYIIGESRHCPKHLFPSIEWLLMLHLHQLYPDEVGAVCLGLFKSKISISEHAATCIVDKAHSFVEEMSNFALVNVMKHIRFNYIYHKMWLQALAQEVPRRANMGVMGLMHVALACSSLHHKNDKILMTIAEKFPSMEPHCRLKDASKLLWAFGTLRFLPHQSPSFYPSLKRALRSKKDEFQQYPEHLLTALLGLAYVSQLPKDLSELTLSPEFVNIAWNFPQHDLKKDLFTLDETVARELPEWRVPRLSRELREEVTDTLWRLAQSDVCLKPDVLEAESHLQDLLGGEQFVCKRMILPHTRSIDLEVHLDSNKQPIPLSPENLSSKCPSDQGWGGMNVGVNLTEDLLAQLIHTKNTRESLTPSPTVKPMSLHGVEPDKGVRRFDTELDLDSDFIETPTKPRSQGSGPRNSEGTVKLAIQVPSRNHYCLPSQELMGLHVLKRRQLKLAGYRLVILEPWEWFPLLKKSKDAKLAYLHSKVKSSQQ from the exons ATGCTG GCTGTCAGATTGATGGCTGCCTCTGTGATGTCTCGACGGGGGCCCAGGCTTCGCTACCTCCCAGGCTTGAGGAGGGACTTTACCAAGGCTCAGCGTGTGCCTGTCCAACAAAAGAATGAGACTGATGATCAAGAGAGGAACAAAGGAGTTTTGCAACACCAGGAATCCTCTCCCCAAGGAGAGTACAGGCTGTATTACAACCGTTCCTCGTATCATCGCTCTGTGTCGCACTCTGCAACCTCCCGGAGACAAACAGCTAATGATGAGAAAGAAAAGGACCTCTCCACTCTCGCACCTTCCTTCGGGCAACAGAGCAATCACTCCAATGTAAGTTCCTCCCAGCCCCTCTCCAGctccaaaaacacatttcttgaCTTGGCTTTCAATGAATGCCCTGAACCTGAGATGCCATCAGCTTCACAGCGCCACAGTGAACCCACACAGCCAGATGTTGGAAAAGTCCGACCTAGCTTCCGCAGATACCGGCCAGAGTACGACTCCATGACCCGTAACCGTAGGCAGCGGCACACCATCAAATGGGAAGAGGCCTTGGGGCTGCTCCAAGATGTTGCACTTTTAGGAGAGAGGATGAAACCATCTGATGTGTCTCAGTTTCTTGTGGAGCTTAGCAGCTTACAAAAGGACTACTTATCATTACTTCAGAGTGAACAAGGCTTCACCATGCTCCTCGAATATTCTGTGAAAACCCTACGCCTCTTTGATGAAACCCAGCTGCTGCAGTCGCTGCAGTCCTTTGTGTGGCTGCATATGCCCTTAGAGCACAATATCTTTAGGCTGTATGAGGCTGAGCTGAACCGTCGGGCCAGCCAGATGAGTTTACACCAGTTACTGTTTGCTGCTGACTTGTGGCTTTGTATTTGGGAGCAAAAGCAGGTCCCCCATGATCAGCAGGTCCCCCAGTTCCTACAGCATGTCTATGATTCAGTAAGTCTGCATCTGAAACAGATAGGGGCCCCTGAGCTGGTGCAACTGCTGTATATTATAGGAGAGAGTAGGCACTGCCCAAAACACCTGTTTCCATCTATAGAGTGGCTATTAATGCTTCATTTACATCAGCTGTACCCCGATGAGGTTGGTGCTGTATGCTTGGGGCTTTTTAAATCCAAGATTTCCATATCTGAGCATGCAGCGACTTGTATTGTTGATAAAGCACACTCTTTTGTGGAGGAGATGAGTAACTTCGCCTTGGTAAATGTGATGAAACATATTCGTTTCAACTACATCTATCACAAGATGTGGCTGCAGGCCCTAGCACAGGAAGTTCCTCGCCGGGCCAACATGGGTGTCATGGGGCTGATGCATGTGGCACTGGCCTGCTCATCACTGCATCACAAAAATGATAAGATCCTAATGACAATTGCTGAGAAATTCCCCTCGATGGAACCTCACTGTAGGCTTAAAGATGCAAGCAAACTGCTGTGGGCGTTTGGCACATTAAGGTTTCTTCCACATCAGAGTCCAAGCTTCTATCCAAGTCTTAAAAGAGCCCTGAGAAGTAAAAAAGATGAATTCCAGCAATACCCTGAGCATCTGCTCACTGCTCTTCTAGGCCTGGCCTATGTCTCTCAGTTGCCAAAGGACCTAAGTGAATTAACTTTGAGTCCTGAATTTGTCAACATAGCATGGAATTTCCCACAGCATGATCTGAAAAAAGATTTGTTCACTCTAGATGAAACCGTGGCTCGAGAGCTGCCCGAGTGGCGTGTCCCGCGGCTAAGCCGTGAACTGAGAGAAGAGGTGACAGATACGCTGTGGAGGCTTGCTCAATCAGACGTGTGCCTGAAACCAGATGTTCTGGAGGCAGAATCTCATCTGCAGGATCTGCTCGGGGGAGAGCAGTTTGTGTGCAAGAGAATGATTCTCCCCCACACTCGCTCTATCGACCTGGAAGTGCATCTTGATTCCAATAAACAGCCGATACCGCTGTCTCCAGAGAACCTTTCATCCAAATGTCCTTCTGATCAGGGTTGGGGGGGGATGAATGTAGGAGTAAATCTAACTGAGGACCTTTTAGCACAGCTAATACATACCAAAAACACCAGAGAGTCTTTAACTCCGTCTCCTACAGTTAAGCCTATGTCTCTTCACGGAGTGGAGCCGGATAAAGGTGTGAGACGGTTTGACACAGAATTAGACCTGGACAGTGACTTTATAGAAACTCCTACCAAACCCAGGAGCCAAGGCTCAGGTCCCCGGAACTCTGAAGGCACTGTCAAACTTGCCATCCAAGTTCCCAGCAGGAACCACTATTGCTTACCTTCACAGGAGTTGATGGGCTTACATGTCTTGAAGAGGAGGCAGTTGAAGTTGGCAGGCTACAGGCTTGTAATTCTTGAACCTTGGGAGTGGTTTCCCCTGCTGAAGAAGAGCAAGGACGCGAAGCTGGCTTACCTGCACTCCAAAGTCAAAAGCAGTCAGCAATGA